From a region of the Rhinolophus sinicus isolate RSC01 linkage group LG04, ASM3656204v1, whole genome shotgun sequence genome:
- the LOC109446148 gene encoding olfactory receptor 13C7: protein MDSSNGNSTVVGFILLGLSAQPKLEKTFFVLILLMYLVILLGNGVLILVTILDSRLHKPMYFFLGNLSFLDICYTTSSVPLVLDNFLTPRKTISFSACAVQMFLSFAMGATECVLLSMMAFDRYVAICNPLRYPVVMSKAAYVPMAASSWAAGITNSVVQTSQAMRLPFCGDNVINHFTCEILAVLKLACADISINVISMAAANVIFLGIPVLFISFSYVFIIATILRIPSAEGRKKAFSTCSAHLTVVVVFYGTILFMYGKPKSKDPRGADKEDLSDKLISLFYGVVTPMLNPIIYSLRNKDVKAAVKSLVHQKYLTE, encoded by the coding sequence ATGGATAGTTCCAATGGAAACTCCACTGTGGTGGGCTTCATTCTCCTGGGTCTCTCAGCCCAACCGAAGCTGGAGAAAACCTTCTTTGTGCTCATCCTGCTGATGTACCTGGTGATCCTGCTGGGAAACGGGGTCCTCATCCTGGTGACCATCCTTGACTCCCGCCTGCACAagcccatgtacttcttcctgggGAACCTCTCCTTCCTGGACATCTGCTACACAACCTCCTCAGTCCCCCTCGTTCTTGACAATTTCCTGACCCCCAGGAAAACCATCTCTTTCTCAGCCTGTGCTGTGCAGATGTTTCTCTCCTTTGCCATGGGAGCCACAGAGTGTGTGCTCCTGAGCATGATGGCGTTTGATCGCTATGTGGCCATCTGCAATCCCCTTAGGTACCCTGTGGTCATGAGCAAGGCTGCCTATGTGCCCATGGCTGCCAGCTCCTGGGCAGCTGGCATCACCAACTCTGTAGTTCAGACATCCCAGGCCATGAGGCTGCCCTTCTGTGGGGACAACGTCATCAACCACTTCACCTGTGAGATCCTGGCTGTCCTGAAGTTGGCCTGTGCTGACATCTCCATCAATGTGATCAGTATGGCGGCAGCCAATGTGATCTTCCTGGGCATCCCGGTTCTGTTCATCTCTTTCTCCTATGTGTTCATCATTGCTACCATCCTGAGGATCCCCTCAGCTGAGGGGAGGAAAAAGGCCTTCTCTACCTGCTCTGCCCACCTCACGGTCGTGGTCGTCTTCTATGGGACCATCCTCTTTATGTATGGGAAACCCAAATCCAAGGACCCACGAGGGGCAGACAAAGAGGACCTTTCAGACAAGCTCATTTCCCTTTTCTACGGGGTAGTGACCCCCATGCTCAACCCCATCATCTACAGCCTGAGGAACAAGGACGTGAAGGCCGCTGTGAAGAGCCTGGTACATCAGAAATACCTAACTGAATGA